In Anopheles gambiae chromosome 2, idAnoGambNW_F1_1, whole genome shotgun sequence, a single window of DNA contains:
- the LOC1276907 gene encoding mediator of RNA polymerase II transcription subunit 10: protein MTSPLENLENHLEMFIENVRQIRIIVSDFQPQGQNVLNQKIQSLVTGLQEIDKLKNQIDVNVPLEVFDYIDQGRNPQLYTKDCIDKALTKNEEVKGKIDSYRKFKSNLMKELSETFPVEISKYKAIRGDE, encoded by the coding sequence ATGACTTCGCCGTTGGAAAATCTGGAAAATCATCTGGAAATGTTCATCGAGAACGTGCGCCAGATCCGCATCATCGTGAGCGACTTCCAGCCCCAGGGGCAGAATGTGCTGAACCAGAAGATACAGTCGCTCGTGACCGGGCTGCAGGAGATCGACAAGCTGAAGAACCAGATCGACGTGAACGTGCCGCTGGAGGTGTTCGACTACATCGACCAGGGACGCAATCCGCAGCTCTACACGAAGGACTGCATCGATAAGGCGCTCACGAAGAACGAGGAGGTGAAGGGCAAGATTGACTCGTACCGCAAGTTCAAGAGCAACCTGATGAAGGAGCTGAGCGAAACGTTCCCGGTGGAGATCAGCAAGTACAAGGCAATCCGGGGCGACGAATAG
- the LOC1276906 gene encoding survival of motor neuron-related-splicing factor 30: MADDLQNYKLQLQQVEAALLTDPENSELLKLKEDLNEVIELTKDLIKAQQEPEQKKSSYIEPATSSYYEGVSGADKKQSKPAKVWKVGDKCSAKWIEDGQYYDATIESISETGEVNIVFEAYQNRSNTTISELKEPKTRNEVFPANSNKRMRHNQKEYLKKKKMKKIQRFKELEEERECEKNKWLQFTAKSSKKSGGVKPKSIFASPENVNGRVGIGTCGVSGKPMTEFSHGEKYRKGV, from the exons ATGGCAGACGATTTGCAGAATTACAAGCTGCAACTACAGCAG GTCGAAGCTGCCCTGCTAACAGATCCGGAGAACTCGGAACTGCTCAAGCTGAAGGAGGACCTGAACGAGGTGATCGAACTGACGAAGGATCTGATCAAAGCGCAGCAGGAACCGGAACAGAAGAAGTCGTCGTACATTGAGCCGGCCACCAGCAGCTACTACGAGGGCGTCTCGGGAGCGGACAAGAAGCAGTCAAAGCCAGCGAAGGTATGGAAGGTGGGTGATAAATGTTCTGCTAAGTGGATTGAAGACGGTCAGTACTATGATGCTACCATAGAGTCGATCTCGGAAACGGGCGAGGTGAACATCGTGTTTGAGGCGTACCAGAACCGGAGCAACACCACGATTAGTGAGCTGAAGGAGCCAAAGACACGGAACGAGGTGTTTCCCGCCAACAGTAACAA ACGCATGCGGCACAATCAGAAGGAATAcctgaagaaaaagaagatgaaaaaaatccAGCGATTCAAGGAGCTGGAAGAGGAACGGGAATGCGAGAAGAACAAATGGCTTCAGTTTACCGCCAAATCATCGAAAAAGTCCGGTGGCGTGAAACCGAAGAGTATTTTTGCTTCGCCCGAAAATGTGAACGGCCGGGTCGGTATCGGTACCTGCGGTGTGTCCGGCAAACCGATGACGGAGTTTTCACACGGAGAAAAGTACAGGAAAGGTGTTTAG
- the LOC1276905 gene encoding peflin produces the protein MAYQGGYPQQQYGGYGQNPAAAGGYGGGYGGYAPPPQQPPVNPEIQNIFRNIDKDNTGRINNRELQQALINGRGDHFSDTACNLMISMFDRNKTGTVDIYDFEKLYNYINQWLHVFKNFDRDASGHIEESELTQALTQMGFRFSPQFIQYLIAKNDPINRKEISVDQFIVTCIQIQRFTDAFRVRDTEQKGIITIGFEDFLGIALSMCS, from the exons ATGGCTTATCAG GGAGGATACCCGCAACAACAGTATGGAGGCTATGGACAAAACCCGGCTGCAGCGGGCGGGTACGGAGGCGGTTACGGTGGTTACGCACCGCCACCGCAGCAACCGCCCGTCAATCCGGAAATCCAGAACATTTTCCGCAACATCGACAAAGACAACACAGGCCGCATCAACAACCGGGAGCTGCAGCAAGCGCTGATCAATGGACGGGGCGACCACTTCTCCGACACGGCCTGCAATTTGATGATCA GCATGTTCGATCGCAACAAGACCGGCACGGTCGACATCTACGACTTTGAGAAGCTGTACAACTACATCAACCAGTGGCTGCACGTGTTTAAGAACTTCGATCGCGACGCATCCGGCCACATCGAGGAGTCCGAGCTGACCCAGGCGCTGACGCAGATGGGTTTCCGCTTTTCGCCCCAGTTCATACAGTACCTGATTGCGAAAAACGATCCCATCAACCGGAAGGAAATCTCGGTCGACCAGTTCATCGTGACGTGCATCCAGATACAGCGCTTTACTGACGCGTTCCGCGTCCGGGACACCGAGCAGAAGGGCATCATTACGATCGGGTTCGAGGACTTTCTCGGCATCGCGCTCTCCATGTGTTCCTAA
- the LOC1276908 gene encoding solute carrier family 12 member 8, translating to MPNGTNVDWSRYGLGSDDSSPTERNRVHGQRSGGGGGGFVDLGNEYDYGAGGHHASGRDEIFAEDQGDKPWWRSNFFISQPVLFGTWDGVFTSCLINIFGVIVFLRSGWIVAEAGIMHAILIVFCAVGIALVSVLSAVGICERCRVESGGVYFLIAHTLGSRFGGSLGLLYCFGQAVGCALNVLGFGESIAGLVGLEGNQWAIRGFAIAAVLLLGVINVAGVKWVVKLQFALLIVILMSALDFMVGSFIGEAPEHGFDGWGSGNMGLNLWSAYTEGTSWFTVFGVFFPTITGILSGINMSGDLRAPSTDIPNGTLAALSTSTFLYMVFILFLGATCQRSHLLTDYQIAVQVSAVEFLLLAGIYVSSMSSCLGAMYGTPRVLQSIANENVIPGIGKLGKGRGPNKVPLYAMAVVAGVTTTFIIIGDINTLAPIVTMPFLLTYACIDYSYFALAQTFDIQNNREERFRIQAQSPLYETRNYGATGDYHENNDLDQLFPERTRHKNLGTPSNSPQHVPSNAATSARSQQPNGIPHSSSITSADSEVVFRDGTNSANNANSVSEADDEPIAPIRPPIHSKTKNWYSGFCNRWASLIGAGIKILVMLLVSWVYALICIGTVFIVWFYVGTANPAVKPGLAHEFRFFVWLKNVVFRCFGKRMHDYEQVVVTQTCPNVNLASAQLNEENEDFASRRRYHQTAVVQGRYVDEV from the exons ATGCCCAACGGGACGAATGTGGACTGGTCCAG GTATGGGCTTGGTAGCGATGATTCATCGCCGACCGAACGGAACCGTGTGCACGGCCAGCGGTCCGGtgggggcggcggcggcttcGTTGATCTGGGCAACGAGTACGACTACGGTGCCGGCGGGCATCACGCGTCCGGGCGGGATGAAATCTTCGCCGAGGATCAGGGCGACAAGCCGTGGTGGAGGAGCAACTTCTTCATCTCGCAGCCGGTGCTGTTTGGCACGTGGGACGGCGTGTTTACCTCCTGCCTGATCAACATCTTCGGCGTGATCGTGTTCCTGCGCTCCGGCTGGATCGTGGCCGAGGCGGGCATCATGCATGCCATCCTGATCGTGTTCTGTGCGGTCGGCATCGCGCTCGTTTCCGTACTGTCGGCCGTCGGTATCTGCGAACGGTGCAGGGTGGAGAGCGGTGGCGTGTACTTTCTCATTGCCCACACGCTCGGCTCGCGGTTCGGTGGCTCACTCGGGCTGCTGTACTGCTTCGGGCAGGCCGTGGGCTGTGCGCTGAATGTGCTCGGTTTCGGTGAATCGATCGCCGGGCTGGTCGGGCTGGAGGGCAACCAGTGGGCGATTCGTGGCTTTGCCATCGCCGCCGTCCTGCTGCTCGGCGTGATCAATGTGGCCGGTGTGAAGTGGGTCGTTAAGCTACAGTTTGCGCTGCTGATCGTGATACTGATGTCTGCGCTGGACTTTATGGTGGGCAGCTTCATCGGGGAGGCGCCCGAGCACGGTTTCGACGGGTGGGGATCGGGCAACATGGGACTGAACCTGTGGTCCGCCTACACGGAAGGCACCTCGTGGTTTACCGTGTTCGGTGTGTTCTTCCCGACCATCACGGGCATCCTGTCGGGCATCAATATGAGCGGCGATCTGCGCGCCCCGTCGACGGACATCCCGAACGGTACGCTGGCCGCCCTCAGCACCTCCACGTTCCTGTACATGGTGTTTATACTGTTCCTTGGCGCGACGTGCCAGCGGAGCCACCTGCTGACGGACTACCAGATTGCGGTGCAGGTGTCGGCGGTCGAgttcctgctgctggccgGCATCTATGTGTCAAGCATGTCGTCCTGCCTCGGCGCGATGTACGGTACGCCGCGCGTGCTGCAAAGTATCGCCAATGAGAACGTCATTCCCGGCATTGGTAAGCTCGGCAAGGGACGCGGCCCGAACAAGGTGCCGCTGTACGCGATGGCCGTAGTGGCCGGTGTCACAACCACGTTCATCATTATCGGCGACATTAACACGCTGGCTCCGATCGTCACGATGCCGTTCCTGCTGACGTACGCCTGCATCGACTACTCGTACTTTGCACTGGCGCAAACGTTCGACATACAGAACAACCGCGAGGAGCGGTTCCGGATACAGGCGCAGAGTCCGCTGTACGAGACGCGCAACTACGGCGCGACGGGTGACTATCACGAAAACAACGATCTCGATCAGCTGTTCCCCGAGCGGACGCGTCACAAAAATCTAGGT ACCCCGTCCAACTCACCACAACATGTGCCTTCAAATGCGGCAACGAGCGCACGATCGCAGCAACCAAATGGAATACCTCACAGCTCGTCGATTACCAGCGCCGATTCGGAAGTGGTGTTCCGCGATGGCACCAACAGTGCGAACAATGCCAACTCCGTGAGCGAAGCGGACGACGAGCCTATCGCACCGATTCGACCACCCATTCACTCCAAGACTAAAAACTGGTACTCCGGTTTCTGCAATCGGTGGGCCTCTTTAATTGGG GCTGGCATAAAAATTCTCGTTATGCTGCTAGTAAGCTGGGTGTACGCACTGATCTGCATCGGGACCGTGTTTATCGTCTGGTTCTATGTCGGTACGGCGAATCCAGCAGTGAAGCCGGGCCTGGCTCACGAGTTCCGCTTCTTTGTGTGGTTAAAAAATGTCGTTTTCCGTTGCTTTGG AAAACGTATGCACGATTACGAACAGGTCGTAGTTACCCAAACCTGCCCGAACGTAAACCTCGCGTCTGCTCAACTGaatgaagaaaatgaagaCTTTGCCTCCCGGCGGCGATACCATCAGACTGCAGTCGTGCAGGGAAGGTATGTGGATGAAGTGTGA
- the LOC1276909 gene encoding selenocysteine-specific elongation factor — MYLNLNIGILGHVDSGKTTLARALSAIASTAAFDKNPQSQERGITLDLGFSALQVDLPDHLREQAIAEGYEKLQYTFVDCPGHASLIRTIIGGAQIIDMMLLVIDAEKGIQPQTAECLLIGELTCRKMIVVLNKVDALQDPAQRTKTLDRLRKGIAGVLSKMSFDASPIVAISASTGENVSALVDTMNGKSFMPQRDMALPFMFAVDHCFAIKGQGTVCTGTVLQGRLSVNDEVEIPKLKLQRKVKSIQMFRKSYQSIRQGDRAGICITQFDPKSLERGIVCVPHYVHYVYAAIVPLRCVRYYKRPIKSKAKFHITCGYETVVATVLLFTGESESFSFAQQYEYLEEMVAGADSTQMNVFALLEFETPILACHNALIIGSKLDSDVHAADCRIAFSARLTDVIRDSKYAETVLPEQLQVYKHKSKSGTIQRVVSEHELIAVGLFKKAANNRQAFVGLHITLSSGERGIIEDTFGASGKVKLHFAQPIAADVLERLRQKGPTTGGEEPIKVELNFKKFLFRKNVKDKKVVQ, encoded by the coding sequence ATGTATCTTAACCTTAACATCGGCATACTGGGCCACGTGGACTCGGGAAAGACAACGTTGGCGAGAGCACTGAGCGCAATTGCTAGTACGGCCGCCTTCGACAAAAATCCCCAGTCCCAGGAACGGGGCATAACACTCGATCTGGGCTTCAGTGCACTGCAGGTGGATCTGCCAGACCACTTAAGGGAGCAAGCGATTGCCGAAGGCTATGAAAAGCTGCAGTACACCTTCGTCGACTGTCCCGGGCATGCTAGTCTGATACGAACCATCATCGGCGGAGCGCAGATCATCGACATGATGCTGCTGGTGATCGATGCGGAGAAAGGCATCCAACCACAAACGGCCGAATGTCTTCTCATCGGTGAGCTGACGTGCCGGAAGATGATCGTGGTGCTGAACAAGGTGGATGCGCTGCAAGATCCGGCTCAGCGTACGAAAACGCTAGACCGATTGCGAAAGGGCATTGCGGGCGTGCTTTCCAAGATGTCGTTCGATGCGTCACCGATCGTGGCCATTTCTGCATCGACGGGTGAAAACGTTTCCGCGCTGGTAGATACGATGAACGGCAAATCCTTCATGCCGCAGCGCGATATGGCGCTACCGTTTATGTTTGCCGTTGATCACTGTTTCGCCATCAAGGGACAGGGGACCGTCTGTACCGGCACGGTACTGCAGGGCAGGTTGAGCGTGAACGATGAGGTCGAAATACCGAAGTTGAAACTGCAGCGCAAGGTCAAATCGATACAAATGTTTCGCAAAAGCTACCAATCCATTCGGCAGGGCGACCGGGCTGGAATATGCATTACCCAGTTCGATCCGAAATCGCTGGAGCGTGGCATCGTGTGCGTCCCGCACTACGTGCATTACGTGTACGCGGCAATCGTGCCACTGCGCTGCGTACGGTACTACAAACGACCGATCAAATCGAAGGCAAAATTTCACATCACCTGCGGGTATGAAACGGTCGTGGCCACGGTGCTATTATTCACCGGTGAAAGCGAATCTTTCTCCTTCGCACAGCAGTACGAATACTTGGAGGAGATGGTCGCCGGCGCCGACAGTACGCAAATGAACGTTTTTGCGCTGCTAGAATTTGAAACACCCATTCTTGCGTGCCACAATGCGCTCATCATTGGTTCGAAGCTGGACAGTGACGTACATGCGGCCGATTGCCGGATTGCATTTTCGGCTAGGTTGACGGACGTCATACGGGATAGCAAGTACGCCGAAACGGTCCTGCCGGAGCAGCTGCAAGTGTACAAACACAAAAGTAAAAGCGGCACGATACAGCGTGTAGTCAGCGAGCATGAGCTGATCGCGGTGGGACTGTTTAAAAAGGCAGCCAATAATCGGCAAGCATTCGTGGGGCTGCACATTACGCTGTCCAGTGGCGAGCGTGGCATCATTGAGGACACTTTCGGTGCGAGTGGGAAGGTGAAGCTGCACTTTGCGCAACCCATTGCGGCAGACGTTTTGGAGCGATTGCGACAGAAGGGCCCAACGACGGGCGGCGAGGAACCGATCAAAGTGGAACTTAACTTCAAAAAGTTTCTGTTTcgtaaaaatgtaaaagacAAAAAAGTGGTTCAATAA
- the LOC1276910 gene encoding syntaxin-6 isoform X2 — MKDRMSISRNRDQDITARQPLLDNVESSPQQLQSKNYINNNSIISNGGGVAVLNGNNGTAGGGLHSSSSSTLNCNLNNNSQVNNLNLAETGKHLISSAGAAMASRHSGAKYSKLENNLDDSPSHYVPSASGGAVLDSNSSRFVEDTLATQHRILVGQDEQLDIISDSIGTLKTVSRQIGIELDEQAVMLDEFGNELEQTDSKLDATMKKVAKVLHMSNDRRQWTAIVVLSIALVVVIIIYIIL, encoded by the exons ATGAAGGATCGCATGAGCATCAGCCGCAACCGTGACCAGGACATTACCGCCCGCCAGCCGCTGCTCGATAACGTCGAATCGTCGCCGCAGCAGCTGCAAAGCAAAAactacatcaacaacaacagcatcatatcaaacggtggtggtgtggccGTGCTGAACGGCAACAACGGTACCGCCGGCGGTGGGctacacagcagcagctcctccaCGCTAAACTGCAACctgaacaacaacagccagGTGAACAATCTAAATCTTGCCGAAACGGGTAAACATCTGATCAGCTCGGCCGGCGCAGCGATGGCCTCGAGGCACAGTGGGGCCAAGTACTCCAAGCTGGAGAACAACCTCGATGACAGCCCGAGCCACTATGTGCCGTCGGCGTCCGGTGGTGCCGTGCTCGATTCCAACTCGAGCCGGTTCGTCGAGGATACGCTCGCAACGCAGCACAGAATTCTGGTCGGACAGGACGAGCAGCTGGACATTATTAGCGATTCGATCGGCACGCTTAAAACGGTGTCCCGCCAGATTGGCATCGAGCTGGATGAGCAGGCTGT CATGCTGGACGAGTTTGGCAACGAGCTGGAGCAAACTGATTCCAAGCTCGATGCTACCATGAAAAAGGTGGCGAAGGTACTGCACATGTCCAACG ACCGGAGACAGTGGACAGCAATCGTAGTTCTATCGATAGCACTTGTAGTTGTGATAATTATTTACATCATTCTCTAA